One Nonomuraea angiospora DNA segment encodes these proteins:
- a CDS encoding carbohydrate ABC transporter permease, producing MTITASRPVTEVRAARAARRRWWRGKWPLAALLAVLSVLTVSPFVAMFIVALSPAGRPTVPVRWPDSLTLDNIARVLESSGFVTWTVNSLIYAVISVVIILLTSSMAGYAFAKKRFPGREAMFWTFLATMMVPFQATLIPTFVLVNSLDGVDTFWGLIVPTLANSQAVFLMRQFILGLPDELFDAAKVDGASEWRVYWTIVVPLTRPILATLGVFVFLWHWNDFLWPLVVGQSDATRTLTVGLTTLRTEELQLSVLMSSAAVSVVPCLVVFFLLQRYLVNSIAMTGLK from the coding sequence ATGACGATCACCGCCTCCCGGCCCGTCACCGAGGTGCGGGCGGCCCGCGCGGCCCGCCGCCGGTGGTGGCGGGGCAAGTGGCCGCTGGCCGCCCTGCTCGCGGTGCTGTCGGTGCTGACCGTCAGCCCGTTCGTGGCCATGTTCATCGTGGCGCTGTCGCCGGCGGGCCGGCCGACCGTGCCGGTCCGGTGGCCGGACTCGCTCACGCTGGACAACATCGCGCGGGTGCTCGAGTCGTCCGGGTTCGTCACGTGGACGGTCAACTCGCTGATCTACGCCGTGATCTCCGTGGTGATCATCCTGCTCACCTCGTCCATGGCCGGGTACGCGTTCGCCAAGAAGCGCTTCCCCGGCCGCGAGGCCATGTTCTGGACGTTCCTCGCCACCATGATGGTGCCGTTCCAGGCCACGCTCATCCCGACGTTCGTGCTGGTCAACAGCCTGGACGGGGTGGACACGTTCTGGGGCCTGATCGTGCCGACGCTGGCGAACTCGCAGGCCGTCTTCCTGATGCGGCAGTTCATCCTGGGGCTGCCGGACGAGCTGTTCGACGCGGCCAAGGTCGACGGGGCCTCCGAGTGGCGGGTCTACTGGACGATCGTGGTGCCGCTGACCAGGCCGATCCTGGCGACGCTGGGCGTGTTCGTGTTCCTGTGGCACTGGAACGACTTCCTGTGGCCGCTGGTCGTCGGCCAGAGCGACGCCACCCGTACGCTGACGGTCGGGCTGACCACGCTGCGGACCGAGGAGCTGCAGCTGTCGGTGCTCATGTCCTCGGCGGCCGTGTCGGTGGTGCCGTGCCTGGTGGTGTTCTTCCTGCTGCAGCGGTACCTGGTCAACAGCATCGCGATGACCGGCCTGAAATAG
- a CDS encoding carbohydrate ABC transporter permease: MRQRLRDPVTGLLFVLPVLVLFLIFRIFPSLGAAGMSLTNWNIGGDWEFIGADNYARLLDDVNFWLSLRVTLVYVAIYVPLTLLVALGTALLLNQVVFMRGLFRGMLFLPYVTSFVLAGIIWRWIYEFDGLINGLLAKADLGPVAFLEQSAVILPALAVVSVWKGFGYSMLILLAGLKSIPSSYLEAATVDGASAWQRFRRITLPLLKPTIFFVVVIETISAFQTFDTVYVMTGGGPARATYTLIFGIYDHGFRSFDFGYAATWGMVLFAIVLIVSLVQRRFLDRGNT, from the coding sequence GTGCGCCAACGCCTGCGTGACCCGGTCACCGGCCTGCTGTTCGTGCTGCCCGTGCTCGTCCTGTTCCTGATCTTCCGGATCTTCCCGTCGCTGGGCGCGGCGGGGATGAGCCTGACGAACTGGAACATCGGCGGCGACTGGGAATTCATCGGCGCGGACAACTACGCCCGGCTGCTCGACGACGTGAACTTCTGGTTGAGCCTGCGGGTCACGCTCGTGTACGTGGCGATCTACGTGCCGCTCACGCTGCTCGTGGCGCTCGGCACGGCGCTGCTGCTCAACCAGGTGGTCTTCATGCGCGGGCTGTTCCGCGGCATGCTGTTCCTGCCGTACGTGACGAGCTTCGTCCTGGCGGGCATCATCTGGCGCTGGATCTACGAGTTCGACGGGCTGATCAACGGCCTGCTGGCCAAGGCGGACCTCGGCCCGGTGGCGTTCCTGGAGCAGTCGGCCGTGATCCTGCCCGCGCTGGCCGTGGTGTCGGTGTGGAAGGGCTTCGGCTACTCGATGCTGATCCTGCTGGCCGGGCTGAAGTCGATCCCGTCCTCCTACCTGGAGGCGGCCACGGTGGACGGGGCGAGCGCGTGGCAGCGGTTCCGCCGGATCACGCTGCCGCTGCTCAAGCCCACGATCTTCTTCGTCGTGGTGATCGAGACGATCAGCGCGTTCCAGACGTTCGACACCGTCTACGTGATGACGGGCGGCGGCCCGGCCAGGGCCACCTACACGCTCATCTTCGGCATCTACGACCACGGCTTCCGATCGTTCGACTTCGGCTACGCCGCCACGTGGGGCATGGTGCTGTTCGCGATCGTGCTGATCGTGTCGCTGGTCCAGCGCCGCTTCCTGGATCGGGGGAACACATGA
- a CDS encoding ABC transporter substrate-binding protein, giving the protein MKKAVAVGLAAALSLAAAGCGSSSGSDKSTVTLWMYPVIADQAKAQAFWGKVEKDFEAANPTVDLKIDQQPWEGRQEKVTTALVSKKGFDLVVLGPDQIPQYAQQGTVEAVDDIVAPAKSSYLPNSLAALTVNGKLYGVPIYQTITAPIYNKKLFADAGVEKVPETLAELKEAAPKLAAKKVAVLDYPGKPDVSLNQSFYPILWANGGTVFSADGKTVAFNGQEGVASLQFLLDLKAAGGLPENTASKSNDIEGGPLAAGKTAMYHAATAGMADQLGAAIGAGNVGIGLPLEGTKRVAFGIPGALVLAKHSESKDAAKKLATYLASPEVSGALAKESGFFPARTDVTVPDQSATAKEFAKSLQYAFPGDTHPKARQVMSVLAPHIQAALLGKEDAKTALDAAAKEANQLLGTG; this is encoded by the coding sequence ATGAAGAAGGCAGTGGCAGTCGGCCTCGCGGCCGCCCTGAGCCTCGCGGCCGCCGGGTGCGGATCCAGCAGCGGCTCGGACAAGAGCACCGTGACCCTGTGGATGTATCCCGTCATCGCGGACCAGGCCAAGGCCCAGGCGTTCTGGGGCAAGGTGGAGAAGGACTTCGAGGCCGCAAACCCCACGGTCGACCTCAAGATCGACCAGCAGCCCTGGGAGGGCCGCCAGGAGAAGGTCACCACCGCACTGGTCTCGAAGAAGGGCTTCGACCTGGTGGTGCTCGGTCCCGACCAGATCCCCCAGTACGCCCAGCAGGGCACGGTCGAGGCGGTGGACGACATCGTCGCCCCGGCCAAGTCCTCCTACCTGCCCAACTCCCTGGCCGCCCTCACCGTCAACGGCAAGCTGTACGGCGTCCCGATCTACCAGACGATCACCGCGCCCATCTACAACAAGAAGCTGTTCGCCGACGCGGGCGTCGAGAAGGTGCCGGAGACGCTGGCGGAGCTGAAGGAGGCCGCGCCCAAGCTGGCCGCCAAGAAGGTCGCCGTACTGGACTACCCGGGCAAGCCCGACGTCAGCCTCAACCAGAGCTTCTACCCGATCCTGTGGGCCAACGGCGGCACGGTCTTCTCCGCCGACGGCAAGACCGTCGCGTTCAACGGCCAGGAGGGCGTGGCCAGCCTGCAGTTCCTGCTCGACCTGAAGGCCGCGGGCGGCCTGCCGGAGAACACCGCGAGCAAGTCCAACGACATCGAGGGCGGCCCGCTGGCCGCCGGCAAGACCGCCATGTACCACGCGGCCACCGCGGGCATGGCCGACCAGCTCGGCGCCGCCATCGGCGCCGGCAACGTCGGCATCGGCCTGCCGCTCGAAGGGACCAAGCGGGTCGCCTTCGGCATCCCCGGCGCGCTGGTGCTGGCCAAGCACTCCGAGAGCAAGGACGCCGCCAAGAAGCTCGCCACCTACCTGGCCTCGCCCGAGGTGTCCGGCGCGCTGGCCAAGGAGTCGGGCTTCTTCCCCGCCCGCACGGACGTGACCGTGCCCGACCAGTCGGCGACCGCGAAGGAGTTCGCCAAGTCCCTGCAGTACGCCTTCCCCGGCGACACCCACCCCAAGGCCCGCCAGGTCATGAGCGTGCTCGCGCCGCACATCCAGGCGGCGCTGCTCGGCAAGGAGGACGCCAAGACCGCGCTCGACGCGGCCGCCAAGGAGGCCAACCAGCTGCTCGGCACCGGCTGA
- a CDS encoding DegT/DnrJ/EryC1/StrS family aminotransferase, with protein sequence MKFPSMAEADGRTLGDEEVAAAERVIRSGMLNSVWGTEARALEREIARVYGSRHAITCSSGTAALHLSVVAAAPDPGDEVITTPITDFGTVAPILAQNAVPVFADVDPFDGNLDPDAVAALIGPRTKAIMAVHLFGAPARVGELRALADEHGLTLIEDCAQAWLTELPGGGLAGTAGQVGCLSLQQWKHITCGDGGVAITDDDELARRMRLFSDKGWDRAAGRSHAAFGVNYRMTELQAAVARAQFAKLPGVLAARRRTAGQLLDALKGVPGVCLPRPDGHAWWLFPIVCPDGDAPELATHLAAAGIPARAGYLAEPLNRAPVWEAAIYGSSRYPLEGYRPNPCPRAELMVDRTLLVIDWNENYTPEHVELIAQEITKFRARP encoded by the coding sequence GTGAAGTTCCCGTCCATGGCGGAAGCGGACGGCCGTACGCTCGGCGACGAGGAGGTGGCCGCCGCCGAGCGGGTGATCCGCTCGGGCATGCTCAACTCCGTCTGGGGGACCGAGGCGCGGGCGCTGGAGCGTGAGATCGCCCGCGTCTACGGCTCCCGTCACGCGATCACCTGCAGCTCCGGCACCGCGGCCCTCCACCTGTCGGTGGTCGCGGCCGCGCCGGACCCCGGAGACGAGGTCATCACGACGCCGATCACGGATTTCGGGACCGTGGCCCCCATCTTGGCGCAGAACGCCGTCCCTGTCTTCGCCGACGTGGATCCCTTCGACGGCAATCTCGATCCGGACGCGGTGGCCGCGCTCATCGGCCCCCGCACGAAGGCGATCATGGCGGTCCACCTGTTCGGTGCGCCGGCCAGGGTCGGCGAGCTGCGCGCGCTCGCCGACGAGCACGGCCTCACGCTGATCGAGGACTGCGCGCAGGCCTGGCTGACCGAGCTGCCCGGCGGCGGGCTGGCGGGCACGGCGGGCCAGGTCGGCTGCCTCAGCCTGCAGCAGTGGAAGCACATCACCTGTGGCGACGGCGGGGTGGCGATCACCGACGACGACGAGCTGGCCAGGCGGATGCGGCTGTTCTCGGACAAGGGCTGGGACCGCGCGGCCGGCCGGTCGCACGCCGCCTTCGGGGTCAACTACCGCATGACCGAGCTGCAGGCCGCCGTGGCGCGCGCTCAGTTCGCGAAGCTCCCCGGCGTTCTCGCGGCCCGCCGCCGCACCGCCGGGCAGCTCCTGGACGCGCTGAAGGGCGTCCCAGGGGTATGCCTGCCGCGCCCGGACGGCCACGCCTGGTGGCTGTTCCCGATCGTGTGCCCGGACGGCGACGCGCCCGAGCTGGCCACCCACCTGGCCGCCGCCGGGATCCCCGCGCGGGCCGGCTACCTCGCCGAACCGCTGAACAGGGCGCCCGTGTGGGAGGCTGCCATCTACGGCTCCTCCCGCTACCCGCTCGAGGGCTACCGGCCCAACCCCTGCCCGCGGGCGGAGCTCATGGTGGACCGTACGCTCCTGGTCATCGACTGGAACGAGAACTACACCCCCGAGCACGTCGAGCTGATCGCCCAGGAAATCACGAAATTTCGGGCTCGACCGTAG